One segment of Purpureocillium takamizusanense chromosome 7, complete sequence DNA contains the following:
- a CDS encoding uncharacterized protein (COG:S~TransMembrane:12 (i169-188o208-225i237-255o267-285i292-314o326-346i404-423o443-465i486-504o510-535i556-574o580-598i)~EggNog:ENOG503NUJK) → MADLIRDAPIGQLIRLLTKNKYLQYPEERADFKLPEPWQQLLDNPDAVVDEGQLTSSSSSTVNGGNANNGTGNLPEKETAVDPETEKVQDRRQEGAQQNPPHLHRTPTPTETPAFTEARLEADEVHDVQRVKSVPIVPQRTKDGAILVDWYYTDDAENPHNWTNKKRTYIGLVICLYTFVVYTTSAIYTSSSEGVMREFGVSQLKATLGLSIYVLGYGIGPLIFSPLSEIPRIGRNPVYIVTMFLFVILSIPTAFAPNFAGLMVLRFLQGFFGSPCLASGGASLGDMYSLMALPFAMVAWVSAAYCGPALGPLLSGFAVPVEGWRWSLFISIWASAPVFITMFITLPETSSPTILLRRAQRLRKLTGNERFMSQSEIDQRHMKVSSVALDALIKPLEITIKDPAVLFVQIYTAIIYGIYYSFFEVFPLVYPVDYHMNLGQIGLVFLCILVSCIIGIAVYVGYLYYYMNPRIMKFGMPAQENRLVPALPASFGPTIGLFLFAWTARESIHWIVPTIGITIYGATCFVVMQCIFVYVPLSYPQYAASLFAANDFFRSALACGSVLFAHPLFGNLGVARGTSLLGGLSVIGIVGIWLLYFYGARLRALSKFAISE, encoded by the exons ATGGCAGACCTCATCCGCGATGCCCCCATTGGGCAACTCATTCGCCTCCTCACCAAAAACAAGTACCTCCAATACCCTGAAGAGAGAGCCGACTTCAAGCTGCCGGAACCCTGGCAGCAACTACTCGATAACCctgatgccgtcgtcgatgaaggcCAGCTaacgtcgtcttcctcctcaacggtcaacggcggcaacgccaaCAACGGCACGGGTAACCTGCCCGAGAAGGAGACGGCTGTCGACCCGGAGACGGAGAAGGTACAAGATCGGAGACAAGAAGGGGCTCAGCAAAATCCGCCGCATCTCCACCGCACGCCGACACCTACCGAGACGCCAGCCTTCACCGAGGCACGCCTCGAAGCCGACGAAGTCCACGACGTGCAGCGCGTCAAGTCGGTTCCCATTGTACCTCAGCGCACAAAGgacggcgccatcctcgtcgactgGTACTACACCGATGATGCCGAGAACCCCCACAACTGGACCAACAAGAAGCGCACATACATTGGCCTCGTCATTTGTCTTTATACATTTGTGGTATACACCACGTCTGCCATTTACACATCCTCTTCCGAGGGCGTTATGAGGGAGTTTGGTGTCAGCCAGCTCAAGGCTACACTCGGTTTGTCCATCTATGTCCTGGGCTATGGCATCGGCCCGCTCATCTTCTCGCCCCTGAGCGAGATTCCTCGCATTGGCCGCAACCCAGTCTACATTGTCACCATGTTCCTCTTCGTCATCCTCTCCATCCCAACCGCCTTTGCTCCCAACTTCGCCGGGCTCATGGTGCTACGATTCCTCCAAGGCTTCTTTGGCTCGCCGTGTCTGGCCTCGGGTGGTGCCTCACTTGGCGACATGTACAGCCTCATGGCGCTTCCCTTTGCCATGGTTGCCTGGGTCTCCGCTGCCTACTGTGGAC CGGCTCTTGGCCCGCTCCTCTCTGGATTCGCTGTCCCCGTCgagggctggcgctggtccCTCTTCATCTCCATCTGGGCCTCCGCTCCCGTCTTCATCACCATGTTCATCACCCTCCCTGAAACGAGCTCCCCCACCAttcttcttcgccgagcTCAACGTTTGCGCAAGCTCACGGGTAACGAACGTTTCATGTCCCAGAGCGAAATTGATCAGCGCCACATGAAGGTGTCGTCTGTCGCGCTCGATGCCCTCATCAAGCCTCTCGAGATCACCATCAAGGACCCGGCTGTGCTCTTCGTCCAGATCTACACCGCCATCATCTATGGCATCTACTACTCTT TCTTCGAGGTCTTCCCTCTCGTCTACCCGGTCGACTACCACATGAACCTCGGCCAGATCGGCCTTGTCTTCCTGTGCATCCTCGTCTCATGCATCATTGGCATCGCTGTCTACGTCGGCTACCTTTACTACTACATGAACCCGCGCATCATGAAGTTTGGCATGCCCGCTCAGGAGAACCGTCTGGTTCCGGCGTTGCCCGCCTCGTTCGGTCCTACCATTGGCCTCTTTCTGTTCGCGTGGACAGCTCGCGAATCCATCCACTGGATCGTGCCTACCATCGGCATCACCATCTACGGCGCCACCtgcttcgtcgtcatgcAATGCATCTTTGTCTACGTTCCTCTGAGTTACCCCCAGTACGCCGCAAGCCTCTTCGCCGCAAACGACTTCTTCCGCAGTGCTCTTGCCTGCGGCAGCGTGCTGTTCGCGCATCCGCTCTTCGGCAAcctgggcgtcgcccgcggcaccAGCCTGCTGGGTGGCCTCAgcgtcatcggcatcgtcggcatctGGCTGCTCTACTTCTATGGCGCTCGCCTCCGAGCCCTCAGCAAGTTTGCCATCTCGGAGTAG
- a CDS encoding uncharacterized protein (COG:S~EggNog:ENOG503P6K4) — translation MADFLAGFNFGADDALPAAPSACNSIEDLQLRLHDVLEGKTTPNRAEHVTATVDLGAGAELTLDISHAENDALEGLSNVDPSLAGLISGGAVGDGQQGALNRTVRVSDVISNQPQDYPVLQRAIARHIIAAVGATDGSTWAMREMSRASQGWTFTYQCKDSAQQWLRQNKTNSKHIIAEYTNKEPDPVLASRPAFDCRGSVRISFSRDNRAISVSYTHTPLHRTVAEIAELFRPPPRETAPPKPAKQRTPKNSGASKKRNGPRSKDETGTPRKRKKKNNGDAQAATGADEQPLGELAPNGGEGSGASGPQNGQAPADSTAATGSFPINITPEEAARRREFAIQLLSGSGVDPDSLSTDQFNIFANQSPDLQKESLNMLVKYGAERLRIVHPSNRDTPTSAPPDQASQSTPSGPTTTKELAPQSQDETGNGRKPRKLGKSRKACFRCKERKVKCPRERPSCAECEGERLACEYPPQKPRKKKPKDNANAKSEATVPADYDDESDDAPADEVADAEDQAMDDQAEDAAEEGVNDIDQDHADQVEYSAYPQVPVSDMLTPSADAQSQGTHGAPAGPYFQSAASDLALAMPDEPSVSQQLYPTGSGLVLPQGTMYYPPPMEPTIDTAALHANNGGANLTVASPKQAKQQARNSRRSLPSAQSNLQAENSPPVRHSTASAWASSMGQGTHDPAAQTTAPSMPQQQRAASAHRSRGSTSRIPAHSPRAQDAVALSQAALEQQRQSPVANMAMKAEATRSASVQSAERPRAASRQTQRAQAGTPRGARPATSAFQPPPLSVQQQQQPQAPEPVVNHSGGHHRADSTSNMNNNSTAFQSFGRYADNQVRSATVASAERITYEPYSYQRTASAAAAAYPTYDYAHGTTQSATTAVATSMSMDNMHTNLATTYPSHATNPSAALSAASRASNNASPSVGRPSYGSPQGGFNALPAASQPTRQGARSSLGKQHHPQQQQQQQQQQQPQSQHNQSWYGFGGNNSSSNNNNNHNHGGGGASSSSNDYNNTTHRGAHRGQEQQQQQQHQQQQQQHQHHHNHAYGWKMTDHWGNVS, via the exons atggccgacttTCTCGCGGGCTTCAACttcggcgccgatgacgcccttcccgccgcgccgtcggcctgcaACTCCATCGAGGATCTCCAGCTGCGCCTGCacgacgtcctcgagggcaagaCGACACCGAATCGCGCCGAGCATGTCACCGCCACAgtcgacctcggcgccggagcggaGCTGACGCTCGACATTTCCCACGCTGAGaatgacgccctcgagggcctAAGCAATGTCGACCCCTCGCTGGCCGGCCTCATCtcaggcggcgccgtcggtgacGGACAGCAAGGGGCCTTGAACCGCACCGTGAGGGTGTCCGATGTCATCTCCAACCAGCCCCAGGACTACCCCGTCCTCCAGCGAGCCATCGCCAGGcacatcatcgccgccgtagGCGCCACCGATGGCAGCACATGGGCCATGCGCGAGATGTCCCGCGCCAGTCAAGGGTGGACCTTCACCTACCAGTGCAAGGACTCGGCGCAGCAGTGGCTGCGCCAGAACAAGACCAATTCCAAACATATCATCGCCGAGTACACCAACAAGGAGCCCGACCCGGTCCTCGCCAGCCGACCGGCGTTTGACTGTCGCGGCTCCGTCAGGATATCCTTCTCCCGCGACAACCGCGCCATATCCGTGAGCTACACTCACACGCCGCTGCACAGGACCGTCGCAGAGATTGCCGAGCTCTtccgcccaccgccgcgggaGACGGCACCCCccaagccagccaagcaAAGGACTCCCAAGAACTCGGGCGCCAGCAAAAAGCGCAACGGACCACGATCGAAAGACGAGACGGGGACACCCAggaaaaggaagaagaagaataaCGGCGATGCGCAGGCGGCAACGGGCGCAGATGAGCAACCCCTGGGTGAACTGGCACCGAACGGAGGCGAAGGCTCTGGTGCGAGTGGTCCACAGAATGGCCAGGCCCCAGCAGACTCTACTGCAGCCACGGGATCTTTCCCGATCAATATCACtcccgaggaggcggcccgccgacgcgaGTTCGCCATCCAGTTGCTCAGCGGCTCGGGCGTTGACCCTGACTCGCTCTCCACCGACCAATTCAACATTTTCGCCAACCAGTCTCCCGATCTCCAGAAAGAATCGCTCAACATGCTCGTCAAGTACGGCGCCGAACGGCTTCGCATCGTACACCCTAGTAATAGAGATACACCGACGTCGGCTCCGCCAGACCAGGCCTCTCAGTCTACGCCGTCGGGCCCTACAACGACCAAGGAGTTggcgccgcagtcgcaggATGAGACCGGCAATGGGCGCAAGCCCCGTAAGCTGGGCAAGTCGCGCAAAGCCTGCTTCCGGTGCAAGGAACGCAAGGTCAAG TGTCCGCGAGAAAGGCCGTCGTGTGCCGAGTGCGAGGGTGAGCGGCTCGCGTGCGAGTACCCGCCGCAGAAGcccaggaagaagaagcccaaggACAATGCAAATGCCAAGTCAGAAGCCACGGTCCCGGCTGACTACGATGACGAGAGTGACGATGCGCCGGCGGACGAAGTCGCCGATGCGGAGGATCAAGCCATGGATGACCAAGCCGAGGACGCTGCGGAAGAAGGGGTCAACGATATCGATCAAGACCATGCCGACCAAGTCGAGTACTCGGCCTACCCGCAAGTGCCGGTGTCTGATATGCTCACTCCAAGCGCCGATGCCCAGAGCCAGGGCACACATGGCGCGCCGGCAGGTCCGTACTTCCAGTCGGCGGCCTCTGACCTGGCCTTAGCCATGCCCGATGAGCCTTCAGTCTCTCAGCAGCTCTATCCCACCGGGTCGGGACTGGTCCTGCCGCAGGGGACAATGTACTACCCGCCCCCGATGGAGCCGACAatcgacacggcggcgctgcatgCTAACAACGGTGGCGCGAACCTAACAGTGGCTTCTCCCAAGCAGGCCAAGCAGCAAGCCAGGAACTCGCGTCGAAGCCTGCCGTCTGCCCAGTCCAACCTGCAGGCAGAAAACAGCCCGCCCGTACGCCACAGCACCGCATCTGCGTGGGCGTCTAGTATGGGCCAGGGCACCCACGATCCGGCCGCACAGACGACCGCTCCCTCGATGCCGCAACAACAGCGGGCTGCGTCGGCGCACCGATCCCGtggctcgacgtcgaggatcCCGGCCCACTCTCCTCGCGCGCAGGACGCTGTGGCACTGTCGCAGGCTGCGCTGGAGCAGCAGAGGCAGTCTCCTGTTGCGAACATGGCCATGAAAGCCGAGGCCACCCGGTCGGCGTCTGTCCAGTCGGCGGAGaggccccgcgccgcgtcccgaCAGACTCAACGAGCGCAAGCCGGCACTCCTCGGGGGGccaggcccgcgacgagcgcctTCCAACCCCCTCCGCTGTCTgtgcaacagcagcagcaaccacaGGCACCGGAGCCTGTCGTTAATCACTCGGgaggccaccaccgcgctGACTCGACTAGCAACATGAACAATAACTCGACCGCGTTCCAAAGCTTCGGACGCTACGCGGACAACCAGGTTCGATCCGCGACGGTGGCATCGGCGGAGCGCATCACGTACGAGCCGTACTCGTATCAGCGcaccgcgagcgccgccgccgccgcatatCCCACCTACGATTACGCTCATGGTACGACGCAGTCCGCGACAACAGCGGTAGCTACGAGCATGTCGATGGACAACATGCACACGAACCTTGCGACGACATACCCCTCGCACGCTACGAacccgtccgccgccctctcggcggcctcgcgcgcgagcaACAACGCCTCGCCCAGCGTGGGACGGCCCTCGTACGGCTCGCCGCAGGGGGGTTTCAACGctctgccggcggcgtcgcagccCACCCGCCAGGGGGCGCGCAGCTCCCTCGGCAAGCAGCACCATccccaacagcagcagcagcagcagcagcagcagcagccacagtCTCAGCACAATCAAAGCTGGTACGGCTTTGGAGGCAAcaatagtagtagtaacaacaacaacaatcaCAAccacggcggtggcggcgctagcagcagcagtaatGATTACAACAACACAACACACCGCGGAGCCCATCGTGGGCAggaacaacaacaacaacaacaacaccagcagcagcagcagcagcaccaacaccaccacaaTCACGCCTACGGCTGGAAGATGACGGATCACTGGGGTAACGTCTCGTGA